Proteins encoded together in one Sulfitobacter pontiacus window:
- a CDS encoding PAS domain-containing protein, with protein sequence MKHLPPLDDMPQTGSRRVMPPPTPAMVDVRAYWQGLCRGQPVPFRSQIDPAQITSVLDRAFVLERRRSELARFRVAGSQLCTAMGMDLRGMPMISLFDPSERRRCSDWLDHILSQPATGEMTLTAGDAAVQARMLVLPLRSDMGQIDRMLGCLEITSNAIEHPGLYRIGDLATTPIPRPPRADVAEETRAPCPEGFADPAARFAARSGRNRPAYLRVVK encoded by the coding sequence ATGAAACATCTTCCCCCTCTGGATGATATGCCCCAGACCGGCTCTCGCCGCGTGATGCCGCCCCCGACACCCGCGATGGTTGACGTGCGGGCCTATTGGCAGGGGCTTTGCCGTGGTCAGCCGGTTCCGTTCCGGTCACAGATCGACCCTGCACAGATCACCTCCGTGCTGGATCGCGCCTTTGTTCTGGAACGCAGGCGGTCTGAACTGGCGCGGTTTCGCGTCGCCGGATCGCAGCTGTGCACTGCCATGGGGATGGATCTGCGCGGGATGCCGATGATCTCTCTGTTCGACCCGTCCGAGCGTCGCCGCTGCAGTGATTGGCTGGATCACATTCTGTCACAGCCCGCCACCGGAGAGATGACGCTCACCGCGGGGGATGCGGCCGTTCAGGCGCGTATGCTGGTGCTGCCGTTGCGCAGTGACATGGGGCAGATCGACCGGATGCTTGGCTGTCTGGAGATCACATCCAATGCCATCGAGCATCCGGGCTTGTATCGGATCGGCGATCTTGCCACGACACCGATCCCGCGCCCGCCACGGGCCGATGTGGCAGAGGAAACGCGCGCGCCCTGCCCCGAAGGTTTCGCCGATCCCGCCGCGCGTTTTGCCGCGCGGTCCGGTCGCAACCGGCCAGCCTATCTACGGGTCGTGAAGTAA
- a CDS encoding GlxA family transcriptional regulator: protein MSDTRLANRILPDAEKTRRFVFVLLENFTMLSFASAVECLRIANRMAGRPAYDWRLIGEDGGRVRCSAGAEFTLDGDLDDLGRDDTLVVCSGIDVQAATTKKLLGWLRREARKGMMVGGLCTAAFTLAKAGLLDGKKATIHWENQDSFSEDFEDVTLTKSVFVVDGNRMTTAGGTSSIDLMLKLIADDLGEDLANAVADQLIYSSIRTDQDTQRLSVPTRIGVRHPKLGQVIQMMEANIEEPISPSSLARDVGMSTRQLERLFRRYLNRSPKRYYMELRLQKARNLLMQTDMSVINVALACGFASPSHFSKCYRAHYNTTPYRERGSHAAKPVA from the coding sequence ATGAGTGACACCCGTCTGGCCAACCGCATTCTTCCTGACGCTGAAAAGACACGGCGCTTTGTCTTTGTGCTGCTGGAAAACTTTACCATGCTCAGCTTTGCCTCGGCGGTGGAATGTCTGCGCATCGCCAACCGCATGGCGGGTCGTCCGGCCTATGACTGGCGTCTGATCGGCGAGGATGGCGGGCGCGTGCGCTGTTCGGCTGGGGCGGAATTTACGCTGGATGGCGATCTGGACGATCTGGGCCGCGACGACACGCTGGTGGTGTGCAGCGGCATCGACGTGCAGGCGGCGACGACCAAGAAGCTGCTGGGATGGCTGCGCCGGGAGGCCCGCAAGGGCATGATGGTCGGCGGTCTGTGCACGGCCGCCTTCACGCTGGCCAAGGCCGGATTGCTGGACGGGAAGAAAGCCACGATCCACTGGGAAAATCAGGATAGTTTCAGCGAAGACTTCGAGGATGTCACCCTGACAAAATCGGTCTTTGTGGTGGACGGCAACCGGATGACGACAGCGGGCGGGACATCCTCGATCGATCTGATGCTCAAGCTGATTGCCGACGATCTGGGCGAGGATCTGGCAAATGCCGTTGCCGACCAGCTGATCTATAGCTCCATCCGCACGGACCAGGACACGCAGCGTCTGTCGGTGCCCACCCGTATCGGCGTGCGGCATCCCAAGCTGGGTCAGGTCATCCAGATGATGGAGGCCAATATCGAAGAGCCGATCAGCCCGTCCTCATTGGCGCGCGATGTCGGCATGTCCACGCGGCAGCTTGAACGGCTGTTCCGCCGCTACCTCAACCGCAGCCCCAAACGCTATTACATGGAACTGCGCCTGCAAAAGGCGCGTAACCTGCTGATGCAAACGGATATGAGCGTGATCAACGTGGCGCTGGCCTGTGGCTTTGCCTCGCCGTCGCATTTTTCCAAATGCTACCGTGCGCATTATAACACGACACCTTACCGCGAACGCGGGTCGCATGCGGCCAAGCCCGTCGCCTAA
- the gmk gene encoding guanylate kinase produces the protein MSDRRGLLIILSSPSGAGKSTLARKLRDWDTSLEFSVSATTRAPRVGEEDGKDYFFTAEDDFRAMVNDGDMLEHARVFNNYYGSPKGPVQKAIDSGRDVLFDVDWQGAQQISNSTLKQHVLSIFILPPSIKELRRRLETRGQDAPDTIALRMEKSWDEISHWDGYDYVLVNDDLTETEAKLKSIITAERLRLSQQPKLVDHVRALQSEFEDTK, from the coding sequence ATGAGCGACAGACGCGGCCTATTGATCATCCTCAGCTCGCCCTCGGGGGCGGGTAAATCGACGCTGGCCCGCAAGCTGCGCGATTGGGATACCTCGCTTGAATTCTCTGTCTCGGCCACCACCCGCGCACCGCGTGTCGGCGAGGAAGACGGCAAGGACTATTTTTTCACCGCCGAAGATGATTTCCGCGCCATGGTGAACGATGGCGATATGCTGGAGCACGCCCGCGTCTTCAACAACTATTACGGCTCGCCCAAGGGACCGGTGCAAAAGGCGATCGACAGTGGCCGCGATGTGCTGTTCGACGTGGATTGGCAGGGCGCGCAGCAAATCAGCAACTCGACGCTCAAGCAGCACGTGCTGTCGATCTTCATCCTGCCGCCCTCGATCAAAGAGCTGCGGCGGCGTCTGGAAACCCGTGGTCAGGACGCCCCCGATACCATCGCGCTTCGAATGGAGAAAAGCTGGGACGAGATCAGCCATTGGGACGGCTACGACTACGTGCTGGTCAATGACGACCTGACCGAAACAGAGGCCAAGCTGAAGTCGATCATCACCGCCGAAAGATTGCGCCTTTCGCAGCAGCCGAAACTGGTGGATCATGTGCGCGCGCTGCAATCAGAATTCGAGGACACGAAATGA
- a CDS encoding PQQ-dependent sugar dehydrogenase: MFRGGMIHQAARAIGALVIAGSVMGPSGLGAQELRITQQVSGLETPWALAILPNGDVLVTERDGRLLRVREGTSQEVTGAPQVVDAGQGGLLDITLARDFDRSRTVFLTYAKALEGGAGTALAAAELSQDGARLENLRDLFTMSRGSAAGQHFGSRVVEARDGTLFVTVGERGDRPAAQDLGQHNGSVVRVNRDGTVPADNPFVGRDDVLPEIWSYGHRNPQGAALDLEGNLWVSEHGARGGDEVNAVRKGANYGWPVISYGRHYSGAKIGEGTAKKGMEQPAFYWDPSIAPSGLLVYSGKMFPEWRGDIFVGSLKFNYIARLQGDPLAEVAQISTPATARVRDIIEAPDGAIWFISVGNGAVYRISND, translated from the coding sequence ATGTTTCGCGGGGGGATGATACATCAGGCCGCACGGGCCATCGGGGCGTTGGTCATAGCCGGATCGGTCATGGGCCCGTCGGGCCTTGGCGCGCAAGAGCTGCGGATCACCCAGCAGGTGTCAGGGCTGGAGACGCCTTGGGCGCTGGCGATTTTGCCAAATGGGGACGTGCTGGTCACCGAACGCGACGGCCGCTTGCTGCGGGTCCGCGAGGGCACCAGCCAAGAGGTTACCGGCGCACCGCAGGTCGTTGACGCAGGGCAGGGCGGCTTGCTGGATATCACGCTGGCACGGGATTTTGACAGATCGCGCACTGTATTCCTGACCTATGCCAAGGCGCTTGAGGGTGGGGCCGGTACCGCGCTTGCCGCGGCAGAGCTGTCGCAGGATGGTGCGCGGCTCGAAAATCTACGCGATCTCTTTACCATGTCACGCGGGTCTGCCGCCGGTCAGCACTTTGGCAGCCGCGTGGTCGAGGCGCGCGATGGCACGCTTTTCGTCACCGTCGGAGAGCGCGGCGACCGTCCGGCGGCGCAGGATCTGGGGCAGCACAACGGCTCTGTCGTGCGGGTGAACCGTGACGGTACTGTGCCCGCCGATAACCCGTTTGTCGGGCGCGACGACGTGCTGCCGGAAATCTGGTCCTACGGGCATCGCAACCCGCAAGGGGCAGCGCTTGATCTGGAGGGCAATCTTTGGGTGTCAGAACATGGGGCGCGCGGCGGAGACGAGGTTAACGCGGTCCGCAAGGGCGCGAATTACGGATGGCCGGTGATATCCTACGGGCGTCACTACTCCGGTGCCAAGATCGGCGAAGGCACCGCGAAGAAGGGGATGGAGCAGCCCGCCTTCTACTGGGACCCGTCTATCGCGCCCTCGGGGTTGCTGGTCTATTCGGGCAAGATGTTTCCCGAGTGGCGGGGCGATATCTTCGTTGGCTCGCTCAAGTTCAATTATATCGCGCGGCTACAGGGCGATCCGCTGGCCGAGGTGGCGCAAATCTCTACCCCCGCCACGGCACGGGTGCGCGACATCATAGAGGCACCGGACGGCGCGATCTGGTTTATCTCGGTCGGGAACGGTGCGGTGTACCGGATCAGTAACGATTAG
- a CDS encoding YicC/YloC family endoribonuclease, with the protein MIRSMTGFASASGASGPHSWGWELRSVNGKGLDLRLRVPDWIDGLEAGLRKTLSAAIARGNVTCNLRITREDGSGALTVNADQLDVVLDALHQIEARAMDAGISLAPSKATDIVTMRGVLEQATTVDDVAALCATLLAEFPTVLADFNDMRAREGAALAQVLEAQLAQVAELTTQAAALAETRKDEMAQTLQRNLSRVLDNAEGVDADRLAQELALIAVKSDITEEIDRLHAHVDAARALLAQDGAVGRKLDFLMQEFNREANTLCAKAQNTALTQIGLALKAVIDQMREQVQNVE; encoded by the coding sequence ATGATACGTTCAATGACGGGTTTCGCCTCGGCCAGTGGTGCGTCCGGCCCGCACAGTTGGGGGTGGGAATTGCGATCGGTTAATGGCAAGGGGCTCGACCTGCGCCTGCGTGTGCCCGACTGGATCGACGGGCTGGAGGCGGGCCTGCGCAAGACGCTAAGCGCCGCCATCGCCCGCGGCAATGTCACCTGCAATCTACGGATCACCCGCGAGGATGGCTCTGGCGCATTGACGGTGAACGCGGATCAGCTTGATGTCGTGCTGGACGCGCTGCACCAGATCGAAGCGCGCGCGATGGATGCGGGGATCTCGCTTGCGCCCTCCAAGGCGACCGATATCGTCACCATGCGCGGCGTGCTTGAACAGGCGACGACGGTGGATGATGTGGCCGCCCTTTGCGCGACACTGCTGGCGGAATTCCCCACGGTGCTTGCCGATTTCAACGACATGCGCGCCCGCGAAGGGGCTGCCTTGGCGCAGGTTCTTGAGGCGCAGTTGGCGCAGGTGGCAGAGTTGACAACACAGGCCGCCGCGCTGGCCGAGACGCGCAAGGACGAGATGGCACAGACGCTGCAACGCAATCTTTCGCGGGTGCTGGACAATGCCGAAGGCGTGGACGCTGACCGACTGGCGCAGGAACTGGCGCTGATCGCCGTCAAATCCGACATCACCGAAGAGATCGACCGCCTGCACGCCCATGTGGATGCGGCCCGCGCCTTGCTGGCGCAGGACGGGGCCGTGGGGCGCAAGCTGGATTTCCTGATGCAGGAGTTCAACCGCGAGGCCAATACACTGTGCGCCAAGGCACAAAACACCGCGCTGACCCAGATCGGGCTGGCCTTGAAGGCGGTGATAGATCAGATGCGCGAACAAGTGCAAAATGTGGAGTAA
- a CDS encoding ABC transporter substrate-binding protein: MKKMLMATTAAALLATNAYADAHSKDVKLGVIFGYTGPIESLTGIMASSAELAMKEVTDSGMLMDGATVTPSRADTGCVDNALAVSSAERLIAEGINGIVGAACSGVTGAILQNAALPNGMVMISPSATSPGLTSMEDDGLFFRTAPSDARQGEVMAEVLMEEGIKEVAVTYTNNDYGKGLADAFQQAYEAAGGTITISAAHEDGKADYSAEVGALASAGGDRLVVAGYVDQGGSGVVRAAIDSGAFDTFHFPDGMIAANLENNFGSELDGSTGQHPGTDSPGADKFTALVDGAFDTTSPFAPESYDAAALLMLAMQAAGSSDPQVYKDQVMSVANAPGEKIYPGELAKALQILKDGGEVDYEGATAVELIGPGESAGSYRQIKIEDGKITTVQYR; encoded by the coding sequence ATGAAAAAGATGCTTATGGCCACAACGGCTGCAGCATTGCTGGCCACCAATGCCTATGCTGACGCGCATAGCAAGGACGTGAAGCTTGGCGTGATCTTTGGCTACACCGGCCCGATTGAATCGCTGACCGGCATCATGGCATCCAGCGCCGAGCTGGCCATGAAAGAAGTCACCGACAGCGGCATGCTGATGGACGGGGCAACAGTCACCCCCTCGCGCGCTGACACGGGCTGCGTCGATAACGCGCTTGCGGTATCCAGTGCGGAACGCCTGATCGCCGAAGGGATCAACGGCATCGTGGGCGCGGCCTGCTCTGGCGTGACCGGCGCGATCTTGCAAAACGCGGCGCTGCCCAACGGGATGGTGATGATCTCGCCCTCCGCCACATCCCCCGGCTTGACATCGATGGAAGACGACGGTCTGTTCTTCCGCACCGCCCCCTCCGACGCCCGTCAGGGCGAGGTCATGGCAGAGGTGCTGATGGAAGAAGGCATCAAGGAAGTCGCGGTCACCTATACAAACAATGACTACGGCAAGGGTTTGGCCGACGCGTTCCAGCAGGCCTATGAAGCTGCGGGTGGGACAATTACCATCTCTGCCGCACATGAAGACGGCAAGGCCGATTACTCTGCCGAGGTTGGCGCGCTGGCCTCTGCCGGTGGCGACCGTCTGGTGGTTGCGGGCTACGTCGATCAGGGTGGATCGGGCGTTGTGCGTGCAGCGATTGATTCAGGCGCGTTCGACACGTTCCACTTCCCCGACGGGATGATCGCGGCGAACCTTGAAAACAACTTCGGTTCCGAGTTGGACGGCTCCACCGGCCAGCACCCCGGCACCGATAGCCCCGGCGCTGACAAATTCACCGCGCTGGTCGACGGTGCCTTCGACACCACATCGCCCTTCGCACCGGAAAGCTATGACGCGGCAGCTCTGCTGATGCTGGCGATGCAGGCCGCAGGGTCTTCCGATCCGCAGGTCTATAAGGATCAGGTCATGTCGGTTGCGAATGCCCCCGGCGAAAAGATCTATCCGGGTGAGCTGGCCAAAGCGCTGCAAATCCTCAAGGACGGCGGCGAAGTCGATTATGAAGGCGCAACCGCGGTTGAACTGATCGGCCCCGGTGAATCCGCTGGCAGCTACCGTCAGATCAAGATCGAAGACGGCAAGATCACGACGGTTCAATACCGCTAA
- a CDS encoding ABC transporter ATP-binding protein produces the protein MSNPYGDRGNKDLSIANPKGQGTAQPVKGGGKSHPAPAGPFLIGDTMTGGYGKGPDILHGCTIAVEKGEIAVIVGPNGAGKSTAMKAVFGMLDVRQGHVRLDGEDITSLSPQDRVAKGMGFVPQTSNIFTSMTVEENLEMGAFIRRDDFRDTMAQVYDLFPILKEKRYQAAGELSGGQRQQVAVGRALMTQPKVLMLDEPTAGVSPIVMDELFDRIIEVARTGIPILMVEQNARQALEIADKGYVLVQGANAFTGTGKELLEDPEVRKSFLGG, from the coding sequence ATGAGCAACCCATACGGCGACCGGGGCAATAAGGACCTGTCGATCGCGAACCCCAAAGGGCAAGGCACCGCGCAGCCGGTCAAAGGGGGCGGCAAAAGCCACCCCGCGCCGGCGGGCCCCTTCCTGATCGGCGACACGATGACGGGCGGCTATGGCAAGGGCCCCGATATCCTGCACGGCTGCACCATCGCCGTCGAAAAGGGTGAGATCGCCGTCATCGTCGGTCCCAATGGCGCGGGTAAATCCACGGCGATGAAGGCGGTCTTTGGCATGCTCGACGTGCGGCAGGGCCATGTGCGGCTGGACGGCGAAGACATCACCTCGCTGTCGCCGCAAGACCGTGTGGCCAAAGGCATGGGGTTCGTGCCGCAGACCTCGAACATCTTTACCTCGATGACGGTGGAAGAAAACCTCGAGATGGGGGCGTTCATCCGCCGCGATGATTTCCGTGATACGATGGCGCAGGTCTATGACCTTTTTCCGATCCTCAAGGAAAAGCGCTATCAGGCCGCGGGCGAGCTGTCGGGCGGGCAACGCCAGCAGGTCGCTGTGGGCCGCGCGTTGATGACGCAGCCGAAGGTGCTGATGCTGGACGAACCCACCGCTGGCGTATCCCCCATCGTGATGGACGAACTGTTCGACCGCATCATCGAGGTCGCGCGGACTGGTATCCCGATCCTGATGGTGGAACAGAACGCCCGCCAAGCGCTGGAGATTGCGGATAAGGGCTATGTTCTGGTGCAAGGGGCCAATGCCTTTACCGGCACGGGCAAAGAGCTTTTGGAAGACCCCGAAGTTCGCAAATCCTTTCTGGGGGGTTAA
- a CDS encoding ABC transporter ATP-binding protein — translation MIVVDDIHKHFGGFHAVDGANLTIGKGTITGLIGPNGAGKTTLFNVIAGVLKPTSGRVTMDGEDITGLPPHTLFHKGLLRTFQIAHEFSSMTCRENLMMVPGDQAGETLWNTWFGRKRIADQERALRAKADEVLEFLTVEHLAEQKAGQISGGQKKLLELGRTMMVDAKIVFLDEVGAGVNRTLLNTIGDAIIRLNKERGYTFVVIEHDMDFIGRLCDPVICMAEGKVLAQGTLPEIKANEQVIEAYLGTGLKNKAVSA, via the coding sequence ATGATCGTCGTAGACGACATCCATAAACATTTCGGCGGGTTCCACGCCGTGGACGGGGCCAATCTGACCATTGGCAAAGGCACGATCACCGGTTTGATCGGCCCGAACGGTGCTGGCAAAACGACGCTGTTCAACGTGATCGCGGGGGTGTTGAAACCGACCTCGGGGCGCGTGACGATGGACGGCGAGGATATCACCGGCCTGCCCCCCCATACGCTGTTTCACAAAGGGCTGCTGCGGACCTTCCAGATCGCGCATGAATTTTCGTCGATGACCTGCCGCGAGAACCTGATGATGGTGCCCGGCGATCAGGCGGGCGAGACGCTATGGAACACGTGGTTCGGGCGCAAGCGCATCGCCGATCAGGAACGCGCCTTGCGCGCCAAAGCCGACGAAGTGCTTGAGTTTCTGACGGTGGAACATCTGGCCGAGCAGAAAGCGGGTCAGATCTCCGGCGGTCAGAAAAAGCTGCTGGAACTGGGGCGCACCATGATGGTCGACGCCAAGATCGTGTTCCTTGACGAGGTCGGGGCCGGTGTGAACCGCACGCTGCTCAATACCATCGGTGACGCGATCATCCGTCTGAACAAGGAACGCGGCTATACCTTTGTTGTGATCGAACACGACATGGATTTCATCGGCCGTCTGTGTGATCCGGTGATCTGTATGGCCGAGGGCAAGGTTCTCGCTCAAGGCACCCTGCCCGAGATCAAGGCCAACGAACAGGTGATCGAAGCCTATCTGGGCACCGGGCTCAAGAACAAGGCCGTGTCTGCATGA
- a CDS encoding class II 3-deoxy-7-phosphoheptulonate synthase: MTDWTKSSWRDKPRIQMPDYPDQDALRAVEAELSRYPLLVFAGEARRLKKHLAAAGRGEAFLLQGGDCAESFEQFSSDMIRDTFKVMLQMAIVLTHGAKVPVIKLGRMAGQFAKPRSAPTETVDGVELPSYRGDIINELAFTADARIPDPKKMLRAYTQAAATLNLIRAFSTGGYADVHQVHGWTLGFTESEKAEKYREIANRISDTLDFMAAAGVTSETAHTLQSVEYYTSHESLLLEYEEALCRQDSQTGKWLAGSGHMIWIGDRTRQPDGAHVEFARGVQNPIGLKCGPTMTSDDLKLLMHKLNPENEEGRLTLIARFGAGNVGEHLPRLIKTVQEEGANVVWTCDPMHGNTIKSSSGYKTRPFDSVLREVREFFAVHGAEGTVPGGVHFEMTGQDVTECTGGVRAVQDEDLSDRYHTACDPRLNASQSLELAFLVAEELSARRANQQVKAVG; this comes from the coding sequence ATGACCGATTGGACAAAATCAAGCTGGCGCGACAAACCGCGGATCCAGATGCCCGACTATCCTGATCAGGACGCGCTGCGCGCGGTCGAAGCTGAATTGTCCCGTTATCCATTGTTGGTCTTTGCGGGTGAAGCGCGGCGGCTGAAAAAGCATCTGGCGGCGGCGGGCCGTGGCGAGGCGTTCTTGCTTCAGGGCGGCGATTGCGCCGAAAGCTTCGAACAATTCAGCAGCGATATGATCCGCGACACCTTCAAGGTGATGTTGCAGATGGCCATCGTGCTGACCCACGGTGCCAAAGTGCCGGTGATCAAGCTGGGCCGCATGGCGGGTCAGTTCGCCAAGCCGCGTTCAGCGCCGACTGAAACCGTGGATGGGGTGGAACTGCCAAGCTACCGCGGTGACATCATCAACGAGCTCGCCTTTACCGCCGACGCCCGTATTCCCGATCCTAAAAAGATGCTGCGCGCCTACACACAGGCCGCCGCGACCCTGAACCTGATCCGCGCATTCTCGACCGGCGGCTATGCCGATGTGCATCAGGTGCACGGCTGGACTTTGGGCTTTACCGAAAGCGAAAAGGCGGAAAAATACCGCGAGATCGCGAACCGCATTTCAGACACGCTTGATTTCATGGCGGCGGCGGGTGTCACGTCCGAGACGGCGCATACCCTGCAATCGGTGGAATATTATACCAGCCACGAATCGCTGCTGCTGGAATACGAAGAGGCACTGTGCCGTCAGGACAGCCAGACCGGGAAATGGCTGGCGGGCTCGGGTCACATGATCTGGATCGGCGACCGGACACGTCAGCCCGATGGCGCGCATGTGGAATTTGCCCGCGGCGTTCAGAACCCCATCGGCCTGAAGTGTGGCCCGACGATGACCAGCGATGACCTCAAGCTGTTGATGCACAAGCTGAACCCCGAAAACGAAGAGGGTCGCCTGACCCTGATCGCGCGTTTCGGGGCCGGCAATGTCGGTGAACACCTGCCGCGTCTGATCAAGACCGTGCAGGAAGAGGGCGCGAATGTCGTCTGGACCTGTGACCCCATGCATGGCAACACGATCAAATCCTCAAGCGGCTATAAGACGCGGCCCTTTGATTCCGTGCTGCGCGAAGTGCGTGAATTCTTTGCGGTACATGGGGCCGAGGGCACCGTGCCCGGTGGTGTCCACTTTGAGATGACCGGTCAGGATGTGACAGAATGTACTGGTGGTGTCCGCGCCGTTCAGGACGAAGACCTGTCTGACCGCTACCACACTGCCTGCGACCCGCGTTTGAACGCCAGCCAGTCGCTGGAGCTTGCCTTCCTCGTGGCCGAGGAACTGTCGGCACGCCGGGCGAACCAACAGGTCAAAGCCGTCGGCTAA